A stretch of the Candidatus Berkelbacteria bacterium genome encodes the following:
- a CDS encoding adenosylcobalamin-dependent ribonucleoside-diphosphate reductase: MVKTQVDYDPATATVNKLSEIGYKIFLDRYAIKDGKKETLSVGDTVVVCVDLETSQREIGIVTKLDHEQVTIKLRTDGSEITRAVEHVDKPLETDPTQMQARVARGIASVEKTPALQNKWEGKFQQALKDWKFVPAGRILTGAGSNQALTYYNCYVIPSPHDSRGGIIETLNRMAEIMSRGGGVGINLSSLRPRYDYVKGVNGRSSGSVSWGSLYSFVTGLIEQGGSRRGALMLILNIWHPDIEEFISSKTEMGKITNANISVGITDDFMEAVEKDTDWEFIFPDRDHPAYDTEWNGNLDAWRAAGRPVKPAKKVRARELWDKMIDNAWASAEPGLFFIDQANRYANSWYFSPLICTNPCGEQPLPAWAVCNLGAINLAKFVNETRKEVEWQELGETIQVATRFLDNVIDATPYFFEENRVQQMNERRVGLNTMGIAEMMIKLGIRYGSELGNQFVDKLYQFIATEVYRASSNLAIEKGTFPKFKAAKYLKSAYMKSLPKKVRDQVRETGVRNVTLLTQAPNGTISTMVGTSSGIEPFYYWTYQRKSRLGIHEEKVEVYEQWQTEHPNESLPDYFVTAMDLSPEEHVGVQAVIQRWVDSAISKTCNVPNEYTRDQVGAIYKLMHKLNCKGGTVYRDGSRDVQILSHTKGEQSANDSAALKKLEENGKASALATAAGIVPRKRPDVMRGTTYKMPTAYGSMFVTINDDEKSQPYEIFTALGKTGGFFAAKTEAISRLISLALRSGIRAEVVIDQIKGIRGPSPIWSENGMVLSLPDAIAQVMIRHIHREQGKLNLEFKEKTAPETLINTEAPVPVPAGLQSIDVTGNQVSLRGEMESVANLGFAPACPSCGGALIFRESCMDCPSCGYSKCS, from the coding sequence ATGGTAAAAACGCAAGTTGACTATGATCCAGCGACTGCAACGGTCAATAAGCTATCCGAAATCGGGTATAAAATTTTTCTTGATCGCTATGCCATTAAAGATGGTAAAAAAGAAACTCTTTCTGTGGGCGATACGGTTGTAGTCTGCGTCGATCTCGAGACGAGCCAACGTGAGATTGGCATCGTCACCAAACTTGACCACGAGCAGGTGACGATCAAGCTTCGCACCGATGGGAGCGAAATTACACGAGCCGTTGAGCATGTCGATAAGCCGCTCGAAACTGATCCGACCCAAATGCAGGCACGGGTTGCGCGCGGAATTGCTTCTGTGGAAAAAACCCCAGCGCTCCAAAATAAGTGGGAGGGTAAGTTTCAGCAAGCGCTCAAGGATTGGAAATTTGTGCCAGCTGGGCGCATCTTAACCGGTGCTGGTTCCAACCAGGCCTTGACCTACTACAACTGTTATGTAATTCCGAGTCCGCACGATTCACGCGGTGGAATCATCGAGACGCTCAACCGTATGGCTGAAATTATGTCGCGCGGCGGCGGTGTTGGGATTAATCTTTCAAGTTTACGACCTCGTTACGATTATGTGAAAGGTGTTAATGGTCGCAGTTCCGGTTCAGTCAGCTGGGGATCGCTCTATAGCTTTGTGACTGGCTTAATTGAGCAAGGTGGGTCGCGGCGCGGCGCTTTGATGCTAATCTTAAACATTTGGCATCCGGATATTGAAGAATTTATCAGCTCAAAAACCGAGATGGGGAAGATTACGAATGCCAATATCTCGGTCGGCATTACCGATGATTTTATGGAAGCAGTCGAGAAAGATACCGACTGGGAGTTTATTTTTCCGGATCGCGATCATCCAGCTTACGACACCGAATGGAACGGCAATCTTGATGCCTGGCGAGCGGCGGGGCGACCGGTGAAACCGGCTAAAAAAGTTCGCGCGCGCGAACTTTGGGACAAAATGATCGATAACGCCTGGGCCTCGGCAGAACCTGGATTATTTTTTATCGATCAAGCTAATCGCTACGCAAATTCCTGGTATTTCTCACCACTTATCTGCACTAATCCATGTGGCGAGCAACCTCTGCCGGCCTGGGCAGTGTGCAATTTGGGCGCAATCAACTTAGCTAAGTTTGTCAATGAGACTCGCAAAGAGGTTGAATGGCAGGAACTGGGCGAGACAATCCAAGTTGCAACCCGATTCCTTGATAATGTTATCGATGCGACACCGTACTTTTTTGAAGAGAATCGCGTTCAGCAGATGAATGAGCGGCGAGTAGGGCTAAATACAATGGGAATTGCCGAGATGATGATAAAACTGGGCATTCGGTATGGCAGTGAACTCGGTAATCAATTTGTAGATAAACTTTATCAATTTATCGCAACTGAAGTTTATCGCGCCTCCAGTAACTTGGCTATCGAAAAAGGCACTTTCCCAAAGTTCAAGGCCGCCAAATACCTCAAGAGCGCTTACATGAAAAGTTTACCCAAAAAAGTCCGCGATCAGGTTCGCGAAACTGGTGTGCGCAACGTGACACTTCTCACCCAAGCGCCCAATGGCACAATTTCCACGATGGTTGGCACCTCGAGCGGCATTGAGCCATTTTATTACTGGACATACCAACGTAAATCGCGCCTGGGTATACATGAGGAAAAAGTTGAGGTTTATGAACAATGGCAAACCGAACATCCGAACGAGTCCTTACCAGATTATTTTGTAACTGCGATGGATCTTTCACCCGAGGAGCACGTGGGCGTTCAGGCCGTGATTCAGCGCTGGGTGGATTCGGCCATCAGTAAAACTTGCAACGTGCCAAACGAATACACGCGCGATCAGGTCGGCGCCATTTACAAGCTCATGCACAAACTCAATTGCAAAGGCGGCACTGTTTATCGCGACGGCTCGCGCGACGTTCAGATTCTTTCGCACACTAAAGGCGAGCAATCGGCCAATGATTCGGCGGCGCTTAAAAAACTTGAGGAGAATGGCAAAGCGAGCGCGCTTGCGACTGCGGCTGGGATTGTTCCGCGTAAGCGACCAGATGTAATGCGTGGCACAACGTATAAAATGCCGACCGCCTATGGTTCGATGTTTGTGACGATTAACGACGACGAGAAGAGCCAACCTTATGAAATTTTCACCGCGCTTGGTAAAACTGGCGGCTTCTTCGCCGCTAAAACTGAAGCGATCTCGCGCCTGATTTCACTGGCGCTTCGATCCGGCATACGCGCCGAAGTTGTGATTGACCAAATTAAAGGCATTCGTGGTCCGAGTCCAATTTGGTCTGAAAATGGGATGGTGCTTTCATTGCCTGACGCAATCGCGCAAGTCATGATTCGGCATATCCACCGTGAACAGGGTAAGCTAAATCTGGAATTCAAAGAAAAAACGGCGCCCGAAACGCTTATTAACACCGAAGCGCCCGTACCCGTGCCAGCCGGCTTGCAGAGCATCGATGTGACTGGCAATCAAGTTAGCCTACGGGGTGAGATGGAATCGGTGGCTAATCTTGGCTTTGCGCCAGCCTGTCCGTCTTGCGGCGGCGCCCTGATTTTTCGCGAGAGTTGCATGGACTGTCCAAGCTGTGGATACTCAAAGTGTAGCTAA
- the nrdR gene encoding transcriptional repressor NrdR — protein sequence MVCPACRKGETRVIDSREDEQAVRRRRECLACQFRFTTFERIEVINLMVIKRNRTRQPFSKEKLLKGILLAGEKRPEMLARAEEIANTVERNLYARCKDEVTSHQIGKFVLKELKAIDPVAYMRFASVYRSFTDLESFEAELQKILNERVCKEKVEVETD from the coding sequence ATGGTCTGTCCCGCTTGCCGTAAAGGTGAAACGCGAGTGATTGACTCACGCGAAGATGAGCAAGCGGTGCGCCGACGGCGTGAATGTTTGGCCTGTCAGTTCCGTTTTACAACCTTTGAGCGCATTGAAGTGATTAATTTAATGGTCATTAAACGCAACCGCACTCGCCAACCATTTTCAAAAGAGAAACTTTTAAAAGGCATCCTTCTAGCTGGTGAAAAGCGGCCCGAGATGTTGGCGCGCGCCGAGGAAATTGCCAACACGGTTGAGCGTAATCTTTATGCTCGGTGCAAAGATGAAGTCACTTCGCATCAGATCGGCAAGTTTGTTCTTAAGGAATTAAAAGCAATCGATCCAGTTGCTTACATGAGATTTGCATCAGTGTATCGATCGTTTACAGACCTTGAGTCGTTCGAAGCTGAACTCCAAAAAATTTTGAACGAACGGGTTTGTAAAGAAAAAGTGGAAGTCGAAACAGATTAA
- the ftsZ gene encoding cell division protein FtsZ has translation MSQNSEIESFAIIKVAGCGGSGGNAVNRMIAAKVKGIEFIAINTDSQALLNNQAPIKVQIGKETTAGLGAGADIEVGRKSAEENKDEVYEVLKGADMVFVTCGMGGGTGTGAAPLVAQIAKELGALTVGVVTKPFSFEGARRRKIADLGIQELKDKVDTLIVIPNDRLLQIVDKKTSLMDAFGIVDDVLRQGVQGISDLITLHGIINVDFADVRTIMADAGSALMGIGYGTGDNRAVEAARAAIDSPLLELSVDGAKGILFNITGGPDLGMYEIDEAAKTITEAADPEANIIFGAIIDDAMAGEVKITVIATGFDETREIRSRGQRESEPNQTPAQPAPRLGAFANRFGTRFRPQYEPQSQPNEQPSTPQYQPYAPETEPAFTPQADEEEIDVPAFIRRKLK, from the coding sequence ATGAGCCAAAATAGCGAGATCGAGTCGTTTGCCATTATTAAAGTGGCGGGTTGCGGAGGTTCGGGCGGCAACGCAGTCAATCGAATGATCGCGGCCAAGGTCAAGGGAATCGAATTTATCGCCATCAATACGGACTCGCAGGCTCTGCTCAATAATCAGGCGCCGATTAAAGTTCAGATTGGCAAGGAGACGACAGCGGGCCTTGGAGCAGGCGCTGATATTGAAGTGGGCCGCAAATCGGCTGAAGAAAATAAGGATGAGGTTTACGAGGTCTTAAAAGGCGCCGACATGGTGTTCGTAACCTGCGGCATGGGTGGCGGCACGGGCACGGGCGCGGCGCCGCTTGTTGCCCAAATCGCCAAGGAACTCGGAGCGCTAACAGTGGGTGTGGTCACTAAACCATTTTCCTTTGAAGGCGCGCGCCGGCGTAAGATCGCCGACTTAGGCATTCAGGAACTCAAAGACAAAGTCGACACTTTAATTGTTATTCCCAACGATCGTCTTCTGCAGATTGTGGATAAAAAAACCTCACTCATGGATGCGTTTGGAATTGTGGATGACGTGCTTCGTCAAGGCGTCCAGGGTATCTCTGATCTTATTACTCTTCATGGCATTATCAATGTCGATTTTGCCGATGTGCGAACGATTATGGCCGATGCGGGCTCGGCGCTGATGGGTATTGGTTATGGTACCGGCGATAACCGGGCGGTAGAGGCGGCACGCGCGGCGATTGACTCGCCACTTTTGGAACTTTCAGTTGACGGCGCTAAAGGAATTCTTTTTAACATCACCGGCGGGCCTGATCTTGGGATGTACGAAATTGACGAGGCGGCGAAAACAATCACAGAAGCGGCAGACCCAGAGGCAAACATTATCTTTGGCGCAATTATCGATGACGCAATGGCAGGCGAGGTTAAAATTACTGTAATTGCGACTGGCTTCGACGAAACGCGTGAAATCCGCAGTCGCGGCCAACGCGAAAGCGAGCCAAATCAAACTCCAGCTCAACCTGCGCCGCGATTAGGCGCGTTTGCGAATCGTTTTGGCACCCGCTTTCGCCCTCAATATGAACCTCAATCTCAACCCAACGAACAACCGTCAACGCCTCAATATCAACCGTATGCGCCCGAAACCGAACCTGCTTTTACTCCGCAAGCCGATGAAGAAGAAATCGATGTGCCGGCCTTTATTCGTAGAAAACTAAAATAA
- the ftsA gene encoding cell division protein FtsA encodes MSEPKHVVMGLDIGTTKVAATVGHFAEGGIEILGMSKVPNTGLRKGQVIDIAETVSAISAILEESERTTQVTISSAFVGLGGAHVETTKSKGVIAVSRPDGEITSQDVDRVVEAARAVAMPANREIIHVLPKAFSVDAEQGIVDPVGMTGIRLEVEAHVVSCASSAVKNTLRAVTQAGLQVDDLVFDPLATAEIMLNKRQKESGALLIDIGAGTTSLAIYEEGDLVHAAIVPIGSMHITNDIAIGLRTSIDVAEIVKMRFGSALKERTSETELIELAEINPDENQRPKLKYVAEIIEARLSELFLMINDELRKIGRDGTLPAGAVLTGGGSKLNGLIDFTKQALHLPATLGRPTLEFAGSVDKLDDPSYATSVGLALWGLAGRAPIASQKKSISFDTMEGVVGKARDFLKQLLP; translated from the coding sequence ATGTCTGAACCAAAGCATGTGGTTATGGGTTTAGATATTGGAACAACCAAGGTGGCGGCAACGGTCGGCCATTTTGCCGAAGGTGGGATTGAAATTCTAGGTATGAGCAAGGTTCCGAATACCGGTCTTCGCAAAGGGCAGGTGATTGATATCGCTGAAACTGTTTCGGCGATCTCGGCCATCCTTGAAGAGTCGGAACGCACGACGCAAGTCACAATCTCAAGCGCTTTTGTTGGCTTAGGCGGAGCGCACGTTGAAACGACTAAATCCAAGGGTGTGATCGCAGTTTCACGCCCTGATGGAGAGATCACCAGTCAAGATGTTGATCGAGTAGTTGAAGCCGCTCGCGCGGTCGCGATGCCAGCCAATCGAGAAATTATCCACGTTCTCCCCAAAGCTTTCTCGGTCGATGCCGAGCAAGGAATCGTCGACCCAGTCGGCATGACCGGTATTCGTTTGGAAGTTGAAGCGCACGTTGTAAGTTGTGCCTCATCAGCGGTTAAAAATACGTTACGCGCCGTTACCCAAGCAGGTCTGCAGGTTGATGATTTAGTTTTTGACCCCCTCGCAACAGCCGAAATCATGCTCAATAAACGCCAAAAAGAATCGGGCGCGCTCTTGATTGATATCGGCGCCGGTACGACAAGCCTAGCCATCTACGAAGAGGGCGATTTGGTGCATGCCGCGATTGTGCCGATCGGTTCGATGCACATTACTAACGATATTGCAATTGGCCTGCGCACTTCGATCGACGTAGCCGAGATTGTTAAGATGCGCTTTGGCTCGGCGCTCAAAGAGCGAACTTCAGAAACGGAATTGATCGAACTGGCCGAGATCAATCCAGACGAAAATCAGCGACCAAAACTCAAATACGTCGCCGAAATTATTGAAGCGCGACTCTCGGAACTTTTCTTGATGATCAACGATGAACTTCGCAAAATTGGACGAGACGGCACCTTGCCCGCGGGCGCAGTTTTAACAGGCGGCGGCTCAAAGCTGAATGGCCTGATTGATTTTACTAAACAGGCGTTGCATCTTCCGGCAACTCTCGGTAGACCGACGCTCGAATTCGCCGGCAGTGTTGACAAGCTAGATGATCCTTCATACGCTACCAGTGTTGGTTTAGCGCTCTGGGGATTGGCAGGCCGAGCGCCAATCGCATCACAAAAAAAATCGATTTCCTTTGACACGATGGAGGGGGTTGTCGGGAAAGCGCGAGATTTCTTAAAACAACTGCTTCCATAG
- a CDS encoding PH domain-containing protein codes for MSPLEQAKISYLILHRSPVFVLLDLLLIECVYFIFIALLLWFLLVLLNQITLSPLGLIAILFVSLVLKAGAVALAGVGWLHEYYEIRVAEITHHRGIFRKYHEVLSTGEVRSITLTQDFLGQILRYGTLTLHNPALGQEIRLAGISNPNRCQQLLAQFLPKIEQPPSFIQTGGIAAS; via the coding sequence ATGTCACCCCTTGAACAAGCGAAAATCTCATATCTTATTCTACATCGGAGCCCAGTTTTTGTGCTCCTCGACTTACTTCTGATTGAATGTGTTTATTTTATTTTTATTGCTCTTCTGCTTTGGTTCCTACTCGTTCTCTTAAATCAAATTACTCTGTCTCCACTGGGTTTAATCGCAATTTTGTTTGTAAGTTTAGTCCTTAAGGCCGGAGCAGTTGCGTTGGCTGGTGTCGGTTGGTTGCATGAATACTACGAAATTCGCGTCGCGGAAATCACGCACCATCGAGGTATCTTTCGCAAGTATCATGAGGTTTTAAGCACCGGCGAGGTGCGTTCAATCACACTGACACAGGATTTTTTGGGTCAAATCTTGCGGTATGGAACACTCACCTTACATAATCCCGCGCTTGGTCAAGAAATTCGTTTAGCGGGCATTTCAAATCCAAATCGGTGTCAACAACTGCTCGCTCAATTCTTGCCTAAAATTGAACAGCCGCCATCCTTTATTCAAACTGGGGGGATTGCGGCTTCGTGA
- a CDS encoding signal peptidase I: MLQSLSLVLLIGVGAIALSGRTNLLGDYHFYAVLTGSMEPAIPTNSLIFVRKPNSSAQIVPGDIITFKSPDASEQLITHRVASFEQGSFRTQGDANPSQDPWRLNFNDIQGQYQFHLPYLGAVLTFLRTPLGIGLLVGIPVLILVFHDLFSINTALFEMKLERERKKAS, from the coding sequence ATGCTTCAAAGCTTAAGTTTAGTCCTGCTCATCGGCGTCGGAGCTATTGCCCTATCCGGTCGAACAAATCTACTGGGCGATTACCATTTCTATGCAGTTTTGACTGGTAGCATGGAGCCAGCAATCCCAACTAACTCTCTAATCTTTGTGCGCAAGCCCAATTCAAGCGCCCAAATTGTTCCAGGCGATATTATTACCTTCAAATCCCCTGACGCGTCTGAGCAACTCATTACTCATCGCGTGGCGAGTTTTGAGCAAGGAAGTTTCCGCACTCAAGGCGACGCGAACCCTAGCCAGGATCCATGGCGCCTCAATTTTAATGACATTCAAGGTCAGTATCAGTTTCACCTTCCCTACCTTGGCGCTGTGCTAACCTTTCTTCGCACCCCGCTTGGCATCGGTCTTTTGGTCGGAATTCCAGTCTTAATTTTAGTTTTTCATGATTTGTTTTCAATTAATACTGCTCTTTTCGAGATGAAACTTGAGAGAGAACGGAAAAAAGCGAGTTAA
- the ybeY gene encoding rRNA maturation RNase YbeY, giving the protein MIKLELDLIENLPVPIKRHLIEQKIREVLATHAQFLTEVTLELVIVDDREMQILNHQHRGIQAPTDVLSLPMAMDVERGTVVPNHTQAPLCLGTILISLETVRRQATRFGQKLEELFLELVEHGVRHLVGHDHDDEGRWR; this is encoded by the coding sequence GTGATCAAACTCGAACTCGACTTGATCGAAAACTTACCCGTTCCGATCAAGCGGCATTTGATTGAGCAAAAAATTCGAGAGGTTTTAGCGACACATGCACAGTTTTTGACGGAAGTAACTCTAGAGCTTGTAATTGTGGATGATCGCGAGATGCAGATTCTCAATCATCAACACCGTGGCATTCAAGCTCCAACCGACGTGCTCTCCTTGCCGATGGCAATGGACGTTGAACGAGGTACGGTTGTCCCAAATCACACTCAAGCTCCACTGTGCCTCGGCACAATTCTTATTTCGCTTGAAACAGTTAGGCGGCAGGCAACGCGCTTTGGTCAAAAGCTTGAAGAATTGTTTTTAGAACTTGTTGAGCATGGCGTACGCCACCTTGTCGGCCACGATCACGATGATGAAGGAAGATGGCGCTAG
- a CDS encoding GatB/YqeY domain-containing protein, with the protein MVSQINSDAKEALKAGRPELLSTLRMVKSALKNKQIELGHELNNVEALAVLQKEAKQRREAQAEYQKGNRPELAEKEGSELAILNAYLPTELSDEELTRLISETIQATGARSAAELGKVMSALMPRLQGRAGGSRVSAMVRKHLS; encoded by the coding sequence ATAGTTAGTCAAATTAATAGCGATGCCAAAGAAGCGCTTAAGGCTGGTAGGCCAGAACTTCTTTCGACTTTGCGAATGGTCAAAAGCGCGCTTAAAAACAAGCAGATCGAATTGGGTCATGAGTTGAACAACGTAGAAGCGTTAGCTGTCTTACAAAAAGAAGCCAAACAACGCAGGGAGGCACAAGCCGAATATCAAAAAGGAAATCGGCCCGAATTAGCTGAAAAAGAAGGCTCGGAACTAGCAATTTTAAATGCTTACTTGCCGACCGAACTTTCAGACGAAGAATTGACTCGTCTCATCAGCGAAACGATTCAAGCAACTGGCGCGCGTTCAGCCGCCGAGCTGGGAAAAGTAATGAGCGCCTTGATGCCAAGGCTTCAAGGGCGAGCTGGCGGCAGTCGAGTTTCAGCCATGGTTCGCAAACACCTCTCGTGA
- a CDS encoding 30S ribosomal protein S21 encodes MADFQDSRTEFSTTRERRPSFEVTLRRFFREVQQSRILSEVKKRRYHAKELSRRLRRISARRKAVTKRLRRGY; translated from the coding sequence ATGGCTGATTTTCAGGATTCACGAACTGAATTTAGCACAACGCGCGAGCGGCGGCCGTCTTTTGAAGTGACACTTCGTCGTTTTTTTCGCGAGGTTCAACAGAGTCGCATCCTTTCAGAAGTAAAAAAACGCCGATACCATGCTAAAGAGCTTTCACGGCGTCTGCGACGCATTTCGGCGCGCCGCAAAGCAGTTACTAAAAGATTGCGCCGAGGATACTAG
- a CDS encoding histidine triad nucleotide-binding protein: MENCLFCKIATGKEGTKLIFQDRRVSAFNDIAPKAPIHILIVPRIHLTSVAEMTREHEPLIGYMINVARKIADEQKISSDGYRLVFNTRAHGGQVVDHIHLHLLGGHRLGSMV; encoded by the coding sequence ATGGAAAACTGTCTTTTTTGTAAAATTGCCACCGGTAAAGAGGGAACTAAATTAATTTTTCAGGATAGGCGCGTAAGTGCCTTCAATGATATTGCGCCCAAGGCGCCGATACACATTCTGATTGTTCCCCGTATACATCTCACGAGCGTAGCGGAAATGACGAGGGAACATGAGCCTCTAATTGGCTATATGATCAACGTTGCGCGAAAAATTGCCGATGAACAGAAGATATCGAGCGACGGCTATCGCTTGGTCTTTAATACCCGCGCGCATGGCGGACAGGTAGTTGATCACATTCATTTGCATTTACTCGGTGGACATCGACTGGGAAGCATGGTATAG
- the pyrF gene encoding orotidine-5'-phosphate decarboxylase, whose translation MSFLELIEARFDKGLRLCAGLDPVLDRIASYFPNGNRESVYLIERFLRPIIDAIHHLVAAFKPNSAFFEAHGPQGMLLLESLINYIITHYPEVPIILDWKRGDVRASNQAYAQAFVRTKAHACTLNPYVGGQALAPFLELEGKGLFFLCKTSNPGSDEFQDLKLFEWEKRLCEKVACRVKSWQSASTRGLVVGATYSQHLAAIRKIVGQEMVLLVPGVGSQGGELEAALLAATNDEGKNFLINASRSLLYAGQPGDGSFVRASQEYVRMQNNHISQTLATLASSPANR comes from the coding sequence ATGTCGTTTTTAGAACTTATCGAAGCTCGCTTCGATAAAGGCTTGCGTTTGTGTGCCGGCCTCGATCCAGTGCTCGACCGAATTGCGTCTTATTTCCCGAACGGAAATCGGGAAAGCGTCTATCTCATCGAGCGGTTTCTGAGACCGATCATCGACGCAATTCATCACCTCGTTGCGGCCTTTAAACCGAACTCGGCTTTTTTCGAAGCCCATGGGCCTCAAGGGATGCTCTTGCTAGAAAGTTTGATCAATTACATCATCACCCACTATCCGGAAGTCCCCATTATTCTGGATTGGAAACGGGGTGATGTTAGAGCCAGTAATCAGGCTTACGCGCAGGCTTTCGTGCGAACGAAAGCTCATGCTTGCACACTCAATCCTTACGTTGGCGGGCAGGCGCTCGCGCCTTTCTTGGAGCTTGAAGGTAAAGGGCTCTTCTTCTTATGTAAAACCTCAAATCCTGGCTCCGATGAGTTTCAGGATTTGAAACTCTTTGAGTGGGAAAAGAGACTCTGCGAGAAGGTCGCCTGTCGTGTGAAGAGCTGGCAATCTGCCTCTACTAGAGGACTGGTTGTGGGCGCCACCTATTCACAACACCTGGCCGCAATTCGAAAAATTGTTGGCCAAGAGATGGTTTTATTGGTGCCCGGCGTCGGGTCACAGGGAGGCGAACTGGAGGCGGCGCTCTTGGCCGCAACCAATGATGAGGGAAAAAATTTCCTTATCAATGCTTCACGTAGCCTGCTCTACGCAGGTCAACCTGGCGATGGAAGTTTTGTCCGCGCTTCCCAGGAGTATGTGCGGATGCAGAACAATCATATTTCCCAGACACTCGCGACCCTGGCGTCCAGTCCCGCCAATCGGTAA
- a CDS encoding lytic transglycosylase domain-containing protein, translating to MFLLAKGREKQKATKVFLVGVLIFELVLGNFAQAQEAKMPLVSTLVLDPQSSSVIVNLSPRRELTITVIESRAEQTARLARMEAVRKQKPQVVTRVELKVQETDVGFETKRALAQKAAAAYGLDWKIVEAVWQVESGKRWVTSVRSYAGAQGPMQFMPGTWRRYGVDGNGDGAKDINHAEDAVFAGANYLAANGAASNIDRALLAYNHAQWYVDKVKKLAASIEG from the coding sequence ATGTTTCTCCTTGCAAAAGGGAGGGAGAAGCAAAAAGCTACAAAAGTATTTTTAGTCGGGGTTTTGATATTTGAATTAGTGTTGGGCAATTTTGCACAAGCCCAAGAAGCTAAAATGCCGCTTGTTTCGACCCTGGTTTTAGATCCGCAGTCTTCAAGTGTAATTGTAAATTTGTCGCCCCGACGCGAGTTAACTATTACAGTGATTGAATCGAGAGCCGAGCAAACGGCTCGACTTGCGCGTATGGAAGCGGTGCGTAAGCAGAAGCCGCAAGTCGTAACGAGAGTTGAGTTAAAAGTTCAAGAGACTGATGTTGGTTTTGAAACCAAACGGGCTTTGGCTCAAAAAGCCGCCGCCGCTTATGGTCTTGACTGGAAAATTGTCGAAGCTGTTTGGCAGGTTGAGTCCGGTAAACGTTGGGTAACGTCCGTTCGATCTTATGCTGGCGCCCAAGGCCCAATGCAATTTATGCCAGGCACCTGGCGTCGCTATGGTGTTGATGGAAATGGTGACGGTGCTAAAGATATAAACCACGCCGAGGACGCTGTCTTCGCGGGGGCTAACTATCTGGCCGCCAACGGCGCCGCTTCTAATATCGACCGTGCGCTTTTGGCCTACAATCATGCCCAGTGGTATGTGGATAAAGTCAAAAAGCTCGCCGCTTCGATCGAAGGGTAG